Below is a window of Syntrophomonas wolfei subsp. wolfei str. Goettingen G311 DNA.
AGCTATCCAGCACCTGGCAGGAATGTCTTCCTCCAAATTTATTGCGGCTATCAACACCGATACCGAAGCTCCGATATTCAATGTATCTGACTTTGGCGTGGTTGCCGACTTGTTCAAGGTTATTCCGACTCTGGTAAGTGAACTAAAGAAATAGTTATTTAACAACCGGGGGATGGTGTTTACTGGATATACGTCAAACGTATATCCAGTAATAACCTTGTTTTTTTTGCTTGCTTATTAAGGAGGGAATTGGATAATGATTTTTGGATTTCACCCATTAGAAGGTGGTTACGATGTCCCGATGCGTGTCGTTGGGGCCAACATTCCCTACGAATGGCTTATTTATGTTATAATGCTCATCCCCGTTAGTGTATTTCTCTTTGGTTTTTGGAAAAAGTTAGAAGTTTGGCTGCTGGCCAAAGGCGAGATTCACCGGAATGATAAAATTGCACAGCGCATTTGGTCCTGGTTTGTTTTCTCCTTTGCCCAGGCCCGGGTAATAAGAAAACCGTTGGCAGGCTGGATGCATGCTTTCCTGTTTTGGGGATTCCTGGTTCTATTCCTGGCTGCGGGCATAGATGCCATGCATAACATGATAAGCTGGCCCCATCTGGAAGGCAATTTTTATATTGGATTTTCCTGGGTTGTTGACGTTCTCGGCTTTTTGGCTTTAATTGGTGTCATGGTTCTGGGTTTCGTCAGGTACTTCCAAAAACCAGAGCGTTTAAACGATACCAAGTCATCTGATGGCTGGATTATTCTTTTAATCTTTGCCATTTTGCTGACCGGTTACTTTATTGAAGGACTTAGAATTGCTGCTCAGATCAAGCTGTCCACTACCATGCAACAGATTGCTTATGAGAGAGCGGCATCACCGTTCGGCTGGATGTTTGCCAGTTTCTTCGGCAGCATGAGTGTGGATGCGATGCTGATGTGGCACCGATTACTGTGGTGGTTCCACATGGCTATCGCTTTCCTCTTTATTGCTCTGGTACCCTTTACTAAGCTCTGGCATATCTTTGCCAGCATGCTGAACTATACTTTCCGCGATCTGGAACCTTCCGCCAACCGGATGGTATACAATATTGAAGAAGCGGAAACCTTTGGTGTGGAGAATATCGAAGATTTTGGCTGGAAAGACCTGTTGGATCTGGATTCCTGTATCCGCTGCGGCAGATGCCAGGAAAACTGCCCGGCCTATAATACCGGTAAACATTTGAATCCCAAGATTACTCTGATTCAAAACATGAAAGCCCATCTTGATGCCAAAGCTCCTTATCTCCTGGCAGCTAAAGCCAGTGGGGCGGAAGTAGAAGAAATGGCTATGACCGAAGAGGCTGCGGCTGAAGAGGTTAATCCCATGGAACAGAGCCTGCTCTACGATGTAGTGGGCAGTGAAACAATTTGGGATTGCACCAATTGCCGGGCCTGCATGGAGCACTGCCCCATGTTCATCGAGCACATTCCGAAGATTGTAGAAATGCGCCGCAACCTGGTTATGTGGCAGGGTGACATGCCGGGTGAAGCCCAGATGGCCTTTACCAACATGGAACGTAACTACAATCCCTGGGGTGTGGGCTGGGCCGGTCGTGCTGGATGGCTAGATGAGAGAGGCGTCAGAGAGATGGTAAATCTCCTACCCGAAGACGGCAAAGAATTCGAGTATCTGCTTTATGCCGGATGCGCCGTATCCTTTGACGATCGCTATAAGAGAGTGGGAGAAGCCCTGGTAAGATTGTTGAACAAAGCCGGAGTAAGCTTCGGTTACCTGGGAACAGAAGAGTATTGCTGCGGCGACTCGGCCCGGCGTCTGGGTAATGAATACCTTTACCAGACCCTGGTAAGCCAGAACCTGGAATCCTTCAACAATTACGGGGTTAAGAAAATAATCGTAGTATGCCCGCATGGATATACTGCTCTGAAGAATGAATACCCGCAGATGGGTGGCAATTATGAAGTATATCACTACACCGAAATACTGGCCAAGCTAGTAGCTGAAGGTAAACTGAAACCCAGCAAGCCGTTGGGTGTAAAGATGACCTATCATGATTCCTGTTTCCTGGGACGGCACAACGGGGTCTACGACCAACCGAGAAATGTCCTCAAGGCTGCAGGCGGACAGGTTATTGAAATTGAAAAAGCCAAGGAATTTGGCTTCTGCTGCGGCGCCGGCGGAGGACGCATGTGGCTGGAAGAAGAAGCCGTACTAAAAGATGGTATTCAGTACAAGCGCATCAATGACACCAGAACTGACCAACTGCTGGTGCCGAATCCAGAAATGATTGTCACCAACTGCCCGTTCTGCCTGACCATGATTGCTGACGGTGTAAAAGCAGCTGAAGCCGAAGAAAGCACCAAGGTATTCGATGTGGCTGAAGTACTTTGGAAAGCCATGGAGTAAAGAAGATAAGCCTGGACAAAGCCCGTCTATGACAGTTGCAGCATAAGGCTTATGTCAAAAAAGAGCATATATTTTAGCAAAAAAACAAGACCCCGGAAGGGGTCTTGTTTTTTTGGAAGTAAGGGGTGAGGAGTGAGGGGTTATTATTTTTTCATAAATTTTGATTATTAAAACCCTAATCATGATAAAATACAAAATAATAAAGAAACGGACAACTGCAGTTGGGGAACAAGAATTAAGCTATAAGTAGTGATTTTGACTACTGCAAAAGATAGGCATAGCGGAGATGCCGCTGTCTTTTGAGTTATTCTTCGCTTTGAGCTATTGGATTTGTCCCATGAACTGTAGTTAGATCTAGCAAAAGGACCGTCCCAATCTCACTAGTGACAAAAGGACTGTCCCCATACGATGGAAGGGGCGATTACAGTGAAACTGGCTGTTTATCCGGGGAGCTTTGACCCGGTAACCAATGGGCACATTGATATTTTGGAGAAATCGAGCAAAATATTTGATGAAATTATCGTAGCGGTAATACATAATGTCACCAAAAAGGCCCTTTTCTCCCTGGATGAACGGGTAAAGCTTATTGAGGAAAGCACCCGGCACCTGAACAATGTCCGGGTAGATGCTTTCAGCGGACTCTTGGCCAATTACCTGGCGGACAAGCAAGCCTGTGCTATTATACGAGGCCTGCGAACGGTGACTGACTTTGAATACGAGATGCATATGGCCATGATGAACAAAAAACTGATACCAAATATTGATACCATGTTCTTTATGTCCGACAGCCAGTACACCTTTATCAGCTCCAGTGCGGTAAAAGAAGCCGCCCTGCTGGGAGGGGATGTAGGCTCACTGGTCCCTGCTGTGGTTAAAGCCGGGTTGGAAGAGAAGATGCTGAACGATGGTTGAACAATTGTTGTACTTCAACTTAGCCCGTGTACTCCATGGTAGCAAAGATTATTGAGATAGGATATTTTATTTGGTTCTATTAAAGTACTCCCGTGATACTTTAAGCTGTTTTTGTCTAATTGCTTCCCAAAGCGGTTTAGGTATTTCGCCAGTGCTATTAGACACTTTAGTTAATTTTAAAGTGCCATCGGGCATATGTTTACGATAGAAAAAGTGGTCTGTCGTTTTATAAAGTTCCCAGCCGTCCCGCTCACAAAATCGTTTGAGATCAGACCATTTCGGCATAAATATATCCTTTAACTTCATCAATGTTGGATGATAAAAGAACTTTTAATATATAAGGATAATGAGTTTTCCGGTTAGGAGCGTTATAGAAGAGCTTAAAATCATTCATATAATCCTGCGCATATTCCAGTAAATCTTCTGCTAATTTTTGTATAACTTCTTGCTCCGATTCCCCGGAAACTACTAAATCAAAACCATCTATGGTTCCTATAATTATTCCATCTTCTTTAGACAGTTCTGCATGTATCTTTAAATCCTGCAATAAGTCTTTAATAATCTGCTCCGAGAAAAACAATAACACATCTCGGTTGCGTTTTACAGCAATAGGTTTATCGCGTACCACAGTATCAATATAATAACTGAAATTGTTTCTTATTTCGGTTGCATTAATCGTTTGCATAAAAAACACCTTCCTTCACCCCTATCGTACATTATGTACATAATGTATGCAATAAAAGTTTTAAAATACCTGATGAAACAAGGGAACAGGTTCACTGTCCACTTTTCCCTAAAGTGGGGGCAATAGTCCCCGCTTTTTTTTTGCAAAAAAACACTTGCCAAATTCAACATTATGAGTAAAAATAGTACTCATAAAGACATAATATGAAAATCCATAGCTGTGTAGTACTAATGGGAGGCACAGAGGGTGAGACTTGGGGACGGTTCGAGCGTCTCCGAAGCGAAGCGAAGGACCGAAGGGAAGACGATGGAACCGTCCCCATGTCTCACCCAAAAAGCGTAAAAATAAACCGAAAGGAAGATAAAGAGGAAGAGACGGCTGAAGAATGAGGAACCCCCTCACTCCTCACCCCTCACCCCTCACTAATATTGCTCGAATCACTAATTACATCCAAAACCCGTCTGAAACTAATACTGAAATTCTTTCTGAATCCCGAAACCACGGCCCACCTGCGTGGGCTGGCCACGGAATTCGGCGAATCCACCAATGGCGTCCGCGTGGAGTTGAACCGCCTGACCGAAGCCGGTCTCCTGGAAAGCAGCCAGAAAGGCCGCAGCATTAATTATAGAGTAAACAAGAAACACACCCTATTCCCGGATATCCAGAACATAGTCAAGAAGTACCTGGGCATAGATGAAATAGTGGAATCCATCATTAAAGAACTGGGCAATGTCGAAATAGCCCTTATTACCGGCGACTATGCCCAGGGTATCGACTCCGGGCTCATAGACCTGGTACTGGTCGGGAACATAGACAAAGCCTACCTCCAGCAGCTGGTAGAGAAAGCGGAAGAATTGATACACCGGAAAATACGAACCCTGGTAATAGACCAGGAAGAATTCGCAAAACTTCGAGATAAATTCGAAAAAGAAAAGACCTTGCTGCTATGGAAGGGCTGAACGATAGTTAAACGATAGTTAAACGATGGTTAAACAATTGTTAAACTACTGTTCCTGGAGGAAGGATATGTTTGGATTTCAAAAATTAGAAATTTATAATCTATCAAAAGATATTGTGAAGGACAATTATCGATTGATTAAAAAGTTTCCTAGTGAAGAAAGATTTGCTCTAGTACAACAGATGAGTAGAGCCGCTGTTTCAATACCATCAAATATTGCTGAAGGAACAAGTAGAATGAGTAATAAAGAAAAGGCTCATTTCATTAATATAGCTTACGGGTCTTTGATGGAGTTAGTTTGTCAAATGGAGATATCTTTAGAAATTGGATATATAGAGCAGAAAGAATATGATGATTTTGTTAAAAAGTCAAAAAATCTTGCTGTAAAAATGAGCAACTTTATTAGAACGATAGCTTAACGATGGTTAAACAATCGCTAAACAACTGCTCAACTACCGTTAAACAACCGTTCCAAAAGGAAGGATTAAAATAATGCCAATACCACTCATAGACCTGAAAAGACAATACGCCGCCATCCAGACCGAAGCCGAAGCAGCCGTCTGCTCCGTCCTGGCCTCCGGTTCCTATATCATGGGAGCCAATGTCCAGGCCTTCGAAGAAGAATTCGCCGCCTACTGCGGCGTCAAACACGCCATTGCCGTAGGCAACGGCACCGATGCCCTGGTAATTTCCCTGGAAGCACTGGGTATAGGCCCCGGTGATGAAGTCATCACCGCCCCGTTTACCTTCTTTGCTACTGCGGAGAGCATATCAGCCGTAGGTGCTACCCCGGTATTTATCGATATACGCCCGGATACCTACAACTTAGATGAAAACCTGATAGAAGCAGCTATCACTGACAAAACCAAAGCTATCATGCCTGTACATATATTTGGCCAACCCTGCGAGATGGACAAGATAAACCATATCGCTGCCAAACATAACCTATACGTAATAGAAGACGCTTGCCAGGCCGTCAGCGCCGAGTATCAGGGCAAAAAAACCGGGACCCTGGCCGATATTGCCTGCTTTTCCTTCTTCCCCACCAAAAACCTGAGCTGCGCCGGTGACGGTGGTATGATTACCACCGATAATGACCGTTTGGCTGCCATCTGCCGGGCATTAAGAACTCATGGCAGCGGTGAAGCCGGGCAAAAAGCCTATAACCTGCTCCATAATATTGATGCCGGCATAAGTGATAAGCCGGCAGGAGATAATACCGTTTACAATCCCCTGAAATACTATAACTATTTGATAGGGCACAACTCCCGCCTGGATGAACTGCAGGCCGCCCTCTTGAGAATAAAACTAAGAAAACTGGATGAATACCAAAAGCAGCGGGAAGACCACGCTCGCTACTATAATGAAGCCTTGCAGGAAAGCGACCTGCAAAGACCGGCAGCCATGGATAACTTAAAGCATGCCTGGCATCTCTATATCTTGCAGAGCGAAAACCGCCCGGCTATAACAGAATACCTGAACTCCAAGGGAATAGCTACCGGTATATATTATCCGGTTCCGCTGCACCTACAAAAAGCGTACATAAACCTGGGTTACCGTCTGGGAGACCTGCCCGTTGCCGAATACCTCTCCCAGCGAACCTTTGCCATACCCTGTTTCCCGGAACTAACGGCTGAGGAGCGAGAATACATAATTGCAACTTTAACAGAAAAGTAAGGAGTAAGGCGTAAAGGTGAGACAGGGGGACGGTACCAGCGTCTCCGAGCGAAGCGAAGGACCGAAGGGAAGACGATGGAACTGTCCCCGTGTCTTACCCGGCCCAGTGTTCATGGGGCCAGAGCCGACTTGAGGCCCCGCCAGGGGCCGAAAGCGGTCCTGTCCCTGTGGACACCGCTAGAAGGACGCGAAGCACTCTGGCGGAGCTGGATTTAAGAAAATCAAGATCCTGTTCCCTTGTCCCCATCGAATTACCATCAAAGTAAAGGAGAACTGGCAATGCCCGAAAAAGACTATTTCGTCCATGAATCCAGCTACATAGATGAACCCTGCCAGATCGGCAAAGGCACAAAGATATGGCATTTCTCCCATATCATGCAGAACTCCCAAATCGGCGAAAACTGCAACATCGGCCAGAATGTAGTCATATCTCCCGGGGTAGTCTTGGGGAACGGAGTAAAAGTACAAAATAATGTATCGATCTATACCGGGGTAATATGTGAAGACGATGTATTCTTAGGCCCTTCCTGCGTCTTCACCAATGTCATCAATCCCCGCAGCTTCATAGAGCGTAAAGATGAGTTTAAAAGCATTTTGATAAAAAAAGGAGCCACCATCGGAGCCAATGCCACCATCATCTGTGGGCACACCATAGGACGCTATGCCCTGATCGGCGCTGGCGCCGTAGTCAGCAAAGATGTACCCGATTACGCCCTGCTGGTCGGCAACCCGAGCCGAATCATAGGCTATGTTTGCCAATGCGGCCAGCGCCTAACCTTCAATGAAGCAGGACAAGCCCAATGCCCCTCCTGCGATGAGAGATATATCTTTAGTAAGGAGTCAGGGGTGAGGGGTAAGGAGTGAGAAGTCATCACCAGTTAGAGGCTTGGAAAGGCGCGAAGCGCCCCCTCACCCCTTACTTCATAAAGAAAGGATATAGGCAATGAAACAAACCTTGCTAAACAAAATAAACTCTAAACAAATCATCGTCGGCGTGGTCGGTCTGGGCTATGTAGGCCTGCCCCTGGCCGTCGAAAAAGCCAAAGCTGGCTACAAAACCATCGGCTTTGATGTCCAGAATGCCAAAGTTGACATGGTCAACCAGGGCATCAATTACATAGGCGATGTAGTAGACAGCGAACTGAAAGACCTGGTTGAAAACGGCCTGCTGTCCGCTACCTGTGACTTCTCCTTCGTCAAAGATGTAGATTTCATAGCCATAGCCGTTCCTACCCCCCTGGACGAATACCAGCAGCCTGATATAAGCTATGTCAGGGATTCTACTATAGCGGTAGCTAAATACATAAAAAAAGGCAGCATGGTAGTATTAGAATCCACCACCTACCCCGGTACCACCGAAGAACTAATGCTGCCCATACTGGAGCAGGGTTCCGGCCTAAAATGCGGAGAAGATTTCTACCTGGCCTTCTCCCCCGAGCGGGTAGACCCCGGTAACCTCATCTACCAGACCAAAAACACCCCCAAGGTAGTTGGTGGAGTAGGTAAAGACGCTACCGAGGTAATCGCCGCCATGTATCGCAATGTACTCGAAGGCGAAGTATTCGAAGCATCCTCCCCCCGAATCGCCGAAATGGAAAAAATCCTGGAAAATACCTATCGCAATGTAAACATCGGACTTATCAACGAATTAACCATGCTATGCAATAAAATGGACATAAACATCTGGGAGGTAATCGAAGCCGCCAAAACCAAACCCTTCGGCTTTACCCCCTTCTACCCCGGTCCCGGCCTGGGCGGGCACTGCATCCCCCTGGACCCCTATTACCTATCCTGGAAAGCCCGGGAATATGGCTTCCATACCTCCATGATCGAAGCATCCATGATGGTAAACGACCGTATGCCTGAATACACCGTAGAACGCGCCGGCAAAATCTTAAACCGCTTTAAGAAAGCCCTGAACGGCTCTAAAGTCCTCATATTAGGCGTAGCCTATAAAGGAGACATAGATGACTACCGCGAAAGCCCGGCCATAAAGGTCATTGAAGAGTTCGAGAAAGTTGGTTCCGAAGTCGAGTACTACGACCCCTTCGTCAAAGAATACCAGGATCGCGGCCATACAAAAAAAGGTCTTTCCGAACTGACCGCCGAAATAATTCAAAATGTTGATTTAGTAGTTATAACCACCAACCATACCCGAGGAATCGACTACAACTTCGTGCAACAGAATGCCAAATACATATTCGACACCAAAAACGCCATGAAAGATATACTAAATCGAGAGAATGTAGAACTACTTTAGGGAAAAAGGAGAAAACTGTGATAAAAATAGGATTGATTGGCTGCGGAAGAATCTCCAAAAACCACTTCGAGGCTATCGCCCAGCAACCCGATGCCCAATGCATCGCTTGCTGCGACATAATCGAAGACCGCGCCCAAGAAGCAGCACAACAACACAATATCCCCACCTGGACAACAAGCTATGACCAGATGTTATCAGACACTAATATAGACCTGATCTCCATTTGCAC
It encodes the following:
- a CDS encoding acyltransferase, which codes for MPEKDYFVHESSYIDEPCQIGKGTKIWHFSHIMQNSQIGENCNIGQNVVISPGVVLGNGVKVQNNVSIYTGVICEDDVFLGPSCVFTNVINPRSFIERKDEFKSILIKKGATIGANATIICGHTIGRYALIGAGAVVSKDVPDYALLVGNPSRIIGYVCQCGQRLTFNEAGQAQCPSCDERYIFSKESGVRGKE
- a CDS encoding heterodisulfide reductase-related iron-sulfur binding cluster translates to MIFGFHPLEGGYDVPMRVVGANIPYEWLIYVIMLIPVSVFLFGFWKKLEVWLLAKGEIHRNDKIAQRIWSWFVFSFAQARVIRKPLAGWMHAFLFWGFLVLFLAAGIDAMHNMISWPHLEGNFYIGFSWVVDVLGFLALIGVMVLGFVRYFQKPERLNDTKSSDGWIILLIFAILLTGYFIEGLRIAAQIKLSTTMQQIAYERAASPFGWMFASFFGSMSVDAMLMWHRLLWWFHMAIAFLFIALVPFTKLWHIFASMLNYTFRDLEPSANRMVYNIEEAETFGVENIEDFGWKDLLDLDSCIRCGRCQENCPAYNTGKHLNPKITLIQNMKAHLDAKAPYLLAAKASGAEVEEMAMTEEAAAEEVNPMEQSLLYDVVGSETIWDCTNCRACMEHCPMFIEHIPKIVEMRRNLVMWQGDMPGEAQMAFTNMERNYNPWGVGWAGRAGWLDERGVREMVNLLPEDGKEFEYLLYAGCAVSFDDRYKRVGEALVRLLNKAGVSFGYLGTEEYCCGDSARRLGNEYLYQTLVSQNLESFNNYGVKKIIVVCPHGYTALKNEYPQMGGNYEVYHYTEILAKLVAEGKLKPSKPLGVKMTYHDSCFLGRHNGVYDQPRNVLKAAGGQVIEIEKAKEFGFCCGAGGGRMWLEEEAVLKDGIQYKRINDTRTDQLLVPNPEMIVTNCPFCLTMIADGVKAAEAEESTKVFDVAEVLWKAME
- a CDS encoding transcriptional regulator, translating into MLESLITSKTRLKLILKFFLNPETTAHLRGLATEFGESTNGVRVELNRLTEAGLLESSQKGRSINYRVNKKHTLFPDIQNIVKKYLGIDEIVESIIKELGNVEIALITGDYAQGIDSGLIDLVLVGNIDKAYLQQLVEKAEELIHRKIRTLVIDQEEFAKLRDKFEKEKTLLLWKG
- a CDS encoding nucleotide sugar dehydrogenase, whose amino-acid sequence is MKQTLLNKINSKQIIVGVVGLGYVGLPLAVEKAKAGYKTIGFDVQNAKVDMVNQGINYIGDVVDSELKDLVENGLLSATCDFSFVKDVDFIAIAVPTPLDEYQQPDISYVRDSTIAVAKYIKKGSMVVLESTTYPGTTEELMLPILEQGSGLKCGEDFYLAFSPERVDPGNLIYQTKNTPKVVGGVGKDATEVIAAMYRNVLEGEVFEASSPRIAEMEKILENTYRNVNIGLINELTMLCNKMDINIWEVIEAAKTKPFGFTPFYPGPGLGGHCIPLDPYYLSWKAREYGFHTSMIEASMMVNDRMPEYTVERAGKILNRFKKALNGSKVLILGVAYKGDIDDYRESPAIKVIEEFEKVGSEVEYYDPFVKEYQDRGHTKKGLSELTAEIIQNVDLVVITTNHTRGIDYNFVQQNAKYIFDTKNAMKDILNRENVELL
- the coaD gene encoding pantetheine-phosphate adenylyltransferase yields the protein MKLAVYPGSFDPVTNGHIDILEKSSKIFDEIIVAVIHNVTKKALFSLDERVKLIEESTRHLNNVRVDAFSGLLANYLADKQACAIIRGLRTVTDFEYEMHMAMMNKKLIPNIDTMFFMSDSQYTFISSSAVKEAALLGGDVGSLVPAVVKAGLEEKMLNDG
- a CDS encoding DegT/DnrJ/EryC1/StrS family aminotransferase; the protein is MPIPLIDLKRQYAAIQTEAEAAVCSVLASGSYIMGANVQAFEEEFAAYCGVKHAIAVGNGTDALVISLEALGIGPGDEVITAPFTFFATAESISAVGATPVFIDIRPDTYNLDENLIEAAITDKTKAIMPVHIFGQPCEMDKINHIAAKHNLYVIEDACQAVSAEYQGKKTGTLADIACFSFFPTKNLSCAGDGGMITTDNDRLAAICRALRTHGSGEAGQKAYNLLHNIDAGISDKPAGDNTVYNPLKYYNYLIGHNSRLDELQAALLRIKLRKLDEYQKQREDHARYYNEALQESDLQRPAAMDNLKHAWHLYILQSENRPAITEYLNSKGIATGIYYPVPLHLQKAYINLGYRLGDLPVAEYLSQRTFAIPCFPELTAEEREYIIATLTEK
- a CDS encoding four helix bundle protein — its product is MFGFQKLEIYNLSKDIVKDNYRLIKKFPSEERFALVQQMSRAAVSIPSNIAEGTSRMSNKEKAHFINIAYGSLMELVCQMEISLEIGYIEQKEYDDFVKKSKNLAVKMSNFIRTIA